One genomic segment of Bacillus oleivorans includes these proteins:
- the glmM gene encoding phosphoglucosamine mutase, translating into MGKYFGTDGVRGVANSELTPELAFKLGRFGGYVLTKETERPKVLIGRDTRISGHMLESALVAGLLSIGAEVMRLGVISTPGVAYLTKFLGAHAGVMISASHNPVADNGIKFFGPDGFKLSDEQENEIEELLDLEEDTLPRPTGANLGQLNDYLEGGQKYLQYLKTTVDEDFTGIHIALDCAHGATSSLAAHLFADLEADLSTMGASPNGLNINEGVGSTHPEALAQFVLEKKADIGLSFDGDGDRLIAIDESGNIVDGDQIMYICAKYFKEDGRLRHNTVVSTVMSNLGFYKGLEQHGIESVQTAVGDRYVVEEMKKNGYNLGGEQSGHIIFLDYNTTGDGLLTGVQLVNILKITGKPLSELAAEMKKYPQKLVNVRVTDKEHVKDNEKVKATIEAVEAEMNGNGRVLVRPSGTEPLVRVMVEAPTEEQCTEYVERIAAVVKEEMGLAE; encoded by the coding sequence ATGGGTAAATATTTTGGAACGGATGGAGTACGAGGGGTTGCAAACTCAGAGCTGACACCTGAACTTGCTTTTAAACTAGGAAGATTTGGCGGTTATGTTTTAACAAAAGAAACAGAACGTCCGAAAGTTTTAATTGGAAGAGATACGAGAATATCTGGACATATGCTTGAAAGTGCACTTGTTGCAGGTCTTTTATCCATTGGAGCTGAAGTGATGCGCTTAGGCGTCATTTCAACTCCTGGGGTTGCTTATTTAACGAAATTTCTAGGAGCTCATGCAGGTGTTATGATCTCTGCATCTCATAATCCGGTTGCTGACAATGGCATTAAATTTTTTGGCCCGGATGGTTTTAAATTATCTGATGAACAAGAGAATGAGATTGAGGAATTATTAGATCTAGAAGAGGACACCTTGCCTAGACCAACAGGTGCTAATCTAGGTCAGTTAAATGACTATCTAGAAGGTGGTCAAAAGTATTTACAATACTTAAAAACGACAGTGGATGAAGACTTTACAGGCATACATATCGCGCTTGATTGTGCTCATGGGGCTACTTCTTCACTTGCTGCCCATCTTTTTGCTGATCTGGAAGCGGATCTCTCAACAATGGGGGCCTCTCCAAATGGATTAAACATTAATGAAGGGGTCGGTTCGACTCACCCTGAGGCCTTAGCGCAGTTTGTATTAGAGAAAAAAGCCGATATTGGTCTTTCCTTTGATGGGGACGGTGACCGTCTGATTGCCATTGACGAAAGTGGGAACATTGTTGATGGCGACCAAATCATGTATATTTGTGCGAAGTATTTTAAAGAAGACGGACGCTTGCGTCATAATACAGTTGTCTCAACAGTCATGAGTAATCTAGGCTTTTATAAAGGGCTGGAGCAACATGGAATCGAAAGTGTTCAAACCGCGGTTGGCGATAGATATGTAGTAGAGGAAATGAAAAAGAATGGCTACAATTTAGGCGGTGAACAGTCTGGCCATATAATCTTCCTGGATTATAATACGACTGGTGATGGTCTATTAACCGGTGTTCAGCTTGTTAATATTCTAAAAATTACAGGTAAGCCACTTTCGGAACTTGCAGCTGAAATGAAGAAGTATCCGCAAAAATTAGTGAATGTACGTGTGACTGATAAAGAACACGTGAAAGACAATGAAAAAGTCAAAGCAACCATTGAAGCGGTTGAGGCAGAGATGAATGGAAATGGCCGTGTGCTAGTTCGTCCATCAGGCACGGAACCGTTAGTGCGTGTAATGGTTGAAGCGCCAACGGAGGAACAATGCACAGAATATGTAGAGCGGATTGCGGCAGTCGTTAAAGAAGAAATGGGTCTCGCCGAATAA
- the glmS gene encoding glutamine--fructose-6-phosphate transaminase (isomerizing), with amino-acid sequence MCGIVGYIGNTDAKEILLRGLEKLEYRGYDSAGIAVQTETGVQVFKEKGRIADLREIVDPAVETFTGIGHTRWATHGEPSRENAHPHQSTTERFTLVHNGVIENYLQLKREYLADVTFNSETDTEVIVQLVEKFVNEGLEVNEAFRNTLSLLHGSYALALLDRENPDTIYVAKNKSPLLVGLGDVFNVVASDAMAMLQVTDRYVELMDKEMVTVTKDSVTLQKLNGEVVERAPFIAELDASDIEKGTYPHYMLKEIDEQPAVIRKIIQAYQNEAGELSIDPEIVEAVNHTDRIYIVAAGTSYHAGLVGKEFIEKMAKIPVEVHVASEFAYNMPLLSEKPLFVFISQSGETADSRACLVHVKELGYPALTITNVPGSTLSREADYTLLLHAGPEIAVASTKAYTAQLAVLAILAHVAGKAKGLGFEADLVQELGIVANAIQVLVDTKVEIEYIAREYLSVTRNAFFIGRALDYYVGLEGALKLKEISYIQAEGFAGGELKHGTIALIEEGTPVIALATQPSVNLSIRGNVKEVVARGAYPCVISMNGLEEEDDRFVLPEVNEMLTPLISVVPLQLLAYYAALHRDCDVDKPRNLAKSVTVE; translated from the coding sequence ATGTGTGGAATTGTTGGATATATCGGAAATACGGATGCAAAAGAGATTCTTTTAAGAGGTCTAGAAAAGCTGGAATACAGAGGTTATGATTCTGCAGGAATCGCTGTACAAACAGAAACTGGCGTGCAAGTTTTCAAAGAAAAAGGCCGGATTGCCGATCTTCGCGAGATTGTAGACCCTGCTGTTGAAACTTTTACAGGAATTGGCCACACCCGCTGGGCAACCCACGGTGAACCAAGCCGGGAAAATGCACACCCTCATCAAAGTACAACAGAACGATTCACGCTTGTTCATAATGGAGTGATCGAGAATTATCTCCAGCTTAAGCGCGAGTATCTGGCAGATGTAACATTTAACAGTGAAACAGACACAGAAGTCATCGTTCAGCTTGTTGAAAAATTCGTGAACGAGGGGCTTGAAGTGAATGAAGCGTTCCGCAATACGCTATCGCTGTTACATGGATCTTATGCCCTCGCCCTGTTAGACCGTGAGAATCCAGACACGATTTATGTAGCAAAAAATAAGAGCCCCTTATTGGTTGGCCTTGGTGATGTCTTTAACGTTGTGGCTAGTGATGCGATGGCGATGCTTCAAGTAACCGACCGTTATGTCGAGCTTATGGATAAAGAAATGGTTACAGTAACAAAAGATTCTGTTACGCTTCAAAAGCTTAACGGAGAAGTGGTGGAGCGAGCTCCATTTATTGCTGAATTAGATGCAAGCGATATTGAAAAAGGTACTTACCCTCACTATATGCTCAAGGAAATCGACGAGCAGCCTGCTGTGATTCGTAAAATTATTCAAGCCTATCAAAACGAAGCAGGCGAGCTTAGCATCGATCCTGAAATCGTTGAGGCTGTAAATCATACCGACCGGATTTACATTGTTGCGGCCGGAACAAGCTACCATGCCGGATTAGTCGGAAAAGAGTTCATCGAAAAAATGGCGAAAATTCCGGTAGAGGTTCATGTTGCGAGTGAATTTGCTTACAATATGCCATTACTGTCTGAAAAACCTTTATTTGTGTTCATTTCACAAAGCGGGGAGACAGCCGACAGCCGTGCTTGCTTAGTTCATGTAAAAGAACTAGGGTACCCGGCCTTAACGATTACAAATGTTCCAGGCTCAACGCTATCCCGGGAAGCTGACTATACATTACTATTACATGCGGGTCCTGAGATTGCAGTAGCATCTACAAAAGCTTACACAGCCCAGTTGGCTGTACTCGCGATTTTAGCCCATGTTGCAGGGAAAGCAAAAGGTCTTGGATTCGAAGCCGATCTTGTTCAAGAGCTAGGTATTGTTGCGAATGCGATTCAAGTGCTGGTTGATACGAAAGTTGAAATCGAGTATATTGCTCGCGAGTATCTATCTGTTACAAGAAACGCTTTCTTCATCGGCCGTGCGCTTGACTATTATGTAGGACTTGAGGGAGCGCTTAAGCTCAAAGAAATCTCCTATATTCAAGCTGAAGGCTTTGCCGGTGGGGAATTAAAACACGGAACGATTGCTTTGATCGAAGAAGGAACACCAGTCATTGCACTTGCAACACAACCAAGCGTCAACCTAAGCATTCGCGGAAATGTCAAAGAGGTGGTAGCTCGCGGAGCCTACCCTTGCGTCATCTCCATGAACGGCTTAGAAGAGGAAGACGACCGCTTCGTTCTTCCTGAAGTCAACGAAATGTTAACACCCCTTATCTCAGTCGTGCCGTTACAGCTACTAGCCTATTATGCAGCGCTTCACAGAGACTGTGACGTGGATAAACCACGGAATTTGGCGAAGAGTGTGACGGTGGAGTAG
- a CDS encoding ATP-dependent nuclease, translating to MKYIGFIIENYRAIERIEVKISDPLIPIIGINESGKTSVLKGILSFDKLKDNYNKGEHLNFKNKYSYKEKQCNITARVLIETEEEVEKLAKKMKLKVGDPLVETLFDYVKNKRLINISRSLNLMEYNLIDFPIEEERNKEMADKLFDLLPIILYFDDFSDRVPETIDLPPNYIEKGIRSGNSVQAEWRSLIEEIFYRSTDGEYTIKDFLEIEDPDDKAALLSDVSDQLNADIIDEWKKLKLKGSSALANDEDDLELKIIYTPPTEEYNKYSFEFKVVDKTLNQRKRQFNVTERSKGFQWYFNFIIKLKFNAKYKDNPSNAIYLLDEPGSYLHSSAQEELLSELKVISENNTLLYCTHSQYLLDPEKINISTIKIAIKQEGNIVLKPFNSYGKNYNQGALTPLMDALHLKTGLESINTKNVIITEGITDYYFLKLLTEYREEFQKHDIQLIPGAGAQNLRELISLSIAWSSKYLVLLDNDDAGRNAYNTYISYFGEGESDNLYLYNDREETFVLEDFILDEDEKNILELTNSDNLKSAFISLYFLEDKNLRRRIIKKLDSSNLVFLSSIIDNHFKVENDQTFL from the coding sequence ATGAAATATATTGGCTTCATAATAGAAAACTATAGAGCTATAGAACGAATAGAGGTTAAAATTTCGGACCCATTAATTCCTATAATAGGGATCAATGAATCAGGAAAAACATCTGTACTTAAGGGGATCTTATCTTTTGACAAGTTGAAAGATAATTACAATAAGGGTGAGCACTTAAACTTTAAAAATAAATATTCGTATAAAGAAAAACAGTGTAATATAACTGCTCGTGTTCTTATTGAAACTGAAGAAGAAGTAGAAAAACTAGCAAAAAAAATGAAACTCAAAGTTGGAGACCCCCTAGTGGAAACTCTATTTGATTATGTTAAGAATAAAAGATTAATTAATATTTCAAGGTCATTAAATCTGATGGAATATAATCTAATAGATTTTCCTATAGAAGAGGAAAGAAACAAAGAGATGGCCGATAAACTATTTGATCTTTTACCAATTATTTTATATTTCGATGATTTTAGTGATAGAGTACCTGAAACTATTGACTTGCCACCAAATTACATAGAAAAAGGTATAAGGTCAGGTAACAGTGTTCAAGCAGAATGGCGAAGCCTTATTGAAGAGATATTTTATAGATCGACAGACGGCGAATATACAATAAAGGATTTCCTAGAAATAGAAGACCCTGATGATAAAGCTGCACTGTTAAGTGATGTTAGTGATCAACTAAATGCAGATATTATAGATGAATGGAAAAAATTAAAACTAAAGGGTAGCAGCGCACTTGCAAATGATGAAGATGATTTAGAATTAAAAATAATTTATACTCCTCCAACTGAGGAATACAACAAATATAGCTTTGAATTTAAGGTAGTAGATAAAACACTGAATCAGAGAAAACGGCAATTTAATGTAACTGAGCGTAGTAAAGGTTTTCAATGGTATTTTAATTTTATAATTAAATTAAAATTTAATGCAAAATATAAAGATAATCCTTCTAACGCAATATATTTATTAGATGAACCAGGATCATACCTTCATTCTTCTGCACAAGAAGAATTATTAAGTGAGTTAAAAGTGATTTCTGAAAATAATACACTTCTATATTGTACACATTCACAGTATCTACTTGATCCAGAGAAGATAAATATATCCACTATAAAAATTGCAATAAAGCAAGAGGGAAATATTGTTTTAAAACCATTTAATTCATATGGAAAAAACTATAATCAAGGTGCATTAACTCCGTTAATGGATGCATTGCATTTAAAGACGGGATTGGAATCTATAAATACAAAAAATGTAATTATTACTGAAGGGATAACGGATTATTATTTTCTTAAACTTCTTACTGAATATAGAGAAGAGTTCCAAAAACATGATATTCAGCTAATTCCAGGTGCTGGTGCACAAAATTTGAGAGAACTTATATCATTGTCAATTGCATGGTCATCAAAATATCTAGTTTTACTGGATAATGATGATGCAGGAAGGAATGCTTATAATACTTATATATCTTATTTTGGAGAAGGTGAAAGTGACAATTTATACTTGTATAATGATCGCGAGGAAACTTTTGTGCTAGAAGATTTTATTTTAGATGAGGATGAAAAAAATATTTTAGAATTGACAAATTCAGATAATTTAAAATCAGCGTTTATTTCCCTTTATTTCTTAGAAGATAAAAATTTGAGGAGAAGAATAATTAAGAAATTGGATAGTAGCAATTTGGTATTTTTGAGTAGCATTATTGACAATCATTTTAAAGTTGAAAATGATCAAACTTTTTTATAA